Proteins encoded together in one Schumannella luteola window:
- a CDS encoding diacylglycerol/lipid kinase family protein: MPRDDDRPRRVVVAINPSASFGAKSTVGPALVGTLRASGHEVTSLTEPDFEQLIASAQRAIRSKPDAFVVVGGDGMVNLAANLLARTKVPMGLVPSGTGNDMARGLGIPHDDTEAAIRHLDAALKRPPRTIDAALMRFTDPTTGAATEKWFACMLSAGFDAIVNERANHMRHPKGASRYILAMLIELLKLKPIRYRLEIDGRPLETAASLVAVGNAISLGGGMKLTPDAQVDDGVLDVAVVQPLTRIGFLKLFPSVFKGTHVRDKRVAIYPANRVRIEADVVAYADGERVAPLPIDVEVVPGALRVLA; the protein is encoded by the coding sequence ATGCCGCGCGACGACGACCGTCCGCGACGCGTCGTCGTCGCCATCAACCCCAGTGCCTCGTTCGGCGCCAAATCGACCGTGGGCCCCGCCCTCGTGGGGACGCTCCGCGCCTCCGGCCACGAGGTCACCTCGCTCACCGAGCCCGACTTCGAGCAGCTGATCGCCTCGGCCCAGCGCGCGATCCGCTCGAAGCCCGATGCCTTCGTGGTGGTCGGCGGCGACGGCATGGTCAATCTCGCCGCGAACCTGCTCGCCCGCACGAAGGTGCCGATGGGCCTCGTGCCGTCGGGCACCGGCAACGACATGGCGCGCGGGCTCGGCATCCCGCACGACGACACCGAGGCCGCCATCCGCCACCTGGATGCCGCGCTGAAGCGCCCGCCGCGCACGATCGACGCCGCCCTGATGCGCTTCACCGACCCGACGACCGGCGCCGCGACCGAGAAGTGGTTCGCCTGCATGCTCAGCGCCGGCTTCGATGCGATCGTCAACGAGCGCGCCAACCACATGCGTCACCCGAAGGGCGCGAGCCGATACATCCTGGCGATGCTGATCGAGCTGCTCAAGCTGAAGCCGATCCGCTACCGCCTCGAGATCGACGGACGCCCGCTCGAGACCGCCGCGAGCCTCGTCGCCGTCGGCAACGCGATCTCGCTCGGCGGCGGCATGAAGCTGACCCCCGACGCACAGGTCGACGACGGCGTGCTGGATGTCGCGGTCGTGCAGCCGCTGACCCGCATCGGCTTCCTCAAGCTCTTCCCCTCGGTCTTCAAGGGCACCCACGTGCGCGACAAGCGCGTCGCGATCTACCCGGCGAATCGCGTGCGCATCGAGGCGGATGTCGTGGCCTACGCCGACGGCGAGCGCGTCGCCCCGCTCCCCATCGACGTCGAGGTGGTGCCGGGCGCGCTGCGCGTGCTGGCGTGA
- a CDS encoding DUF1778 domain-containing protein encodes MAATKSERLELRLTGEQKSEIEQAAALSGRSVTDFSVTVLVREAEEVIRVERELHVSQESWDAFNAILDSPAKPVSGLADLLRRPSVFAE; translated from the coding sequence ATGGCAGCGACGAAATCCGAACGGCTCGAACTCCGGCTCACGGGGGAGCAGAAGTCGGAGATCGAGCAGGCCGCGGCGCTGTCCGGCCGATCGGTCACGGACTTCTCCGTGACGGTCCTGGTGCGTGAGGCGGAAGAGGTCATTCGCGTCGAGCGCGAGCTTCATGTCTCGCAGGAGTCGTGGGATGCGTTCAACGCGATCCTCGACAGTCCGGCGAAGCCCGTGAGTGGACTCGCTGACCTGCTTCGCCGCCCGAGCGTCTTCGCCGAGTGA
- a CDS encoding GNAT family N-acetyltransferase, which translates to MSSFSAPRAIAADDHFVAFDCGQLSLDEWLCSRAITNEATGASRTFVTVDQESGDVAGYYCLSAGSLALEDAAGRVKRNMPSPMPIILIGRLAVDRRFAGRGLGASLLQDAVLKGLEASRIIGACAFLVDALDDSAESFYRKFGFELMPPASKRAMYLLVADAEATVAAL; encoded by the coding sequence GTGAGCTCATTCAGTGCGCCGCGCGCGATCGCCGCGGATGATCACTTCGTCGCGTTCGACTGCGGCCAGCTGTCGCTCGACGAATGGCTCTGCAGCAGGGCGATCACGAACGAGGCTACGGGCGCGTCGCGCACCTTCGTCACGGTCGATCAGGAGTCTGGCGACGTCGCCGGGTACTACTGTCTGTCGGCCGGATCGCTCGCCCTCGAGGACGCGGCCGGTCGAGTCAAGCGGAACATGCCGTCGCCGATGCCGATCATCCTCATCGGTCGGCTCGCGGTCGATCGGCGATTCGCTGGTCGAGGGCTCGGCGCCTCCCTGCTGCAGGACGCGGTGCTCAAGGGGCTCGAGGCGTCGCGCATCATCGGCGCCTGCGCGTTTCTGGTCGATGCCCTCGACGATTCCGCCGAGAGCTTCTATCGCAAGTTCGGTTTCGAGCTGATGCCGCCGGCGTCGAAGCGCGCCATGTACCTGCTCGTCGCGGACGCCGAGGCGACGGTCGCCGCGCTCTGA
- a CDS encoding glycoside hydrolase family 35 protein produces MSRVEIGERDFLLDGRPHRILSGALHYWRIHPDRWRDRIRAARLLGLNTIETYIAWNQHSPEPGVWLDGGALDLARFLDEIAAEGMQAIVRPGPYICAELDGGGLPAWLFTDPEVGVRRHEPRFLAAVGDYLARSLAIVAPRQVDTGGPVVLVQVENEYGAYGDDADYLDELTRLTRAAGITVPLTTVDQPQPHMLEHGSRPGLHRTASFGSRSPERLATLREHQPTGPLMCMEYWDGWFDSWGQPHHTTSAEEAARDLDALLATGASVNLYMLHGGTNFGLTSGANDKGLFQPIATSYDYDAPLDEAGRPTAKYWAFREVLGRYTTLPDEVPPVAAEPATAVIPLTPSRSLLDAAASVPAVAATGSLPTMSQVTVDAAFLLHETSIRTAAASVLTVGEVRDRVHVIVDDVVVGVLARDHHQRALTVPPIRTRLQLLVENQGRVNYGPRIGEDKGVIGGAALGGEELLGWTTRVLDERALRELGGADGVGRAGGSDAPGRSGESDGSADPDAASAALRPLAGPSFAHGTVELEAAPADASRSDHFLDTSTLGKGIIWVNGFCLGRYWSRGPQRTLVVPGPLLRSGRNDILVLELDAAPAAQLRFVADVDLGWVDA; encoded by the coding sequence ATGAGCCGCGTCGAGATCGGCGAGCGCGACTTCCTGCTCGACGGGCGCCCCCACCGCATCCTGTCGGGGGCGCTGCACTACTGGCGCATCCACCCCGACCGCTGGCGCGACCGCATCCGCGCCGCCCGGCTGCTCGGGCTCAACACCATCGAGACGTACATCGCCTGGAATCAGCACTCGCCCGAGCCGGGCGTCTGGCTCGACGGGGGCGCGCTCGATCTGGCGCGGTTCCTCGACGAGATCGCGGCCGAGGGGATGCAGGCGATCGTGCGCCCGGGGCCCTACATCTGCGCCGAGCTCGACGGCGGCGGACTCCCCGCCTGGCTCTTCACCGACCCCGAGGTCGGGGTGCGGCGCCACGAGCCGAGGTTCCTCGCCGCCGTCGGCGACTACCTCGCCCGGTCGCTCGCGATCGTCGCGCCGCGGCAGGTCGACACCGGCGGTCCGGTCGTGCTCGTGCAGGTCGAGAACGAGTACGGCGCCTACGGCGACGACGCCGACTACCTGGATGAGCTGACCCGGCTGACCCGCGCGGCCGGCATCACCGTGCCGCTCACCACGGTCGACCAGCCGCAGCCGCACATGCTCGAGCACGGCTCCCGCCCCGGGCTGCACCGCACCGCCTCCTTCGGATCGCGTTCGCCCGAGCGGCTCGCGACGCTGCGCGAGCACCAGCCGACCGGGCCGCTGATGTGCATGGAGTACTGGGACGGCTGGTTCGACTCCTGGGGTCAGCCGCACCACACGACCTCCGCCGAGGAGGCCGCCCGCGACCTGGATGCGCTGCTCGCGACGGGCGCCTCGGTGAACCTGTACATGCTGCACGGCGGCACGAACTTCGGGCTCACGAGCGGGGCGAACGACAAGGGTCTCTTCCAGCCGATCGCGACGAGCTACGACTACGACGCGCCGCTCGACGAGGCGGGGCGGCCGACCGCGAAGTACTGGGCGTTCCGCGAGGTGCTGGGGCGCTACACGACGTTGCCCGACGAGGTGCCGCCGGTCGCGGCCGAGCCGGCCACCGCGGTCATCCCGCTCACGCCGTCGCGCTCGCTGCTCGACGCCGCCGCGTCGGTTCCGGCCGTCGCCGCGACCGGCTCGCTGCCGACGATGTCGCAGGTGACGGTGGATGCGGCCTTCCTGCTGCACGAGACGAGCATCCGCACCGCCGCCGCGTCGGTGCTCACGGTCGGCGAGGTGCGCGACCGCGTGCACGTGATCGTCGACGACGTCGTCGTCGGGGTGCTCGCGCGCGACCACCACCAGCGCGCCCTGACCGTGCCGCCCATCCGCACCCGCCTGCAGCTGCTGGTCGAGAACCAGGGCCGCGTGAACTACGGCCCGCGCATCGGCGAAGACAAGGGCGTGATCGGCGGCGCCGCCCTCGGCGGCGAGGAGCTGCTCGGCTGGACGACGCGTGTGCTCGATGAGCGGGCGCTGCGCGAGCTCGGGGGCGCGGATGGAGTGGGCCGGGCAGGCGGGTCAGACGCGCCAGGCAGATCAGGCGAGTCAGACGGATCCGCTGACCCGGACGCGGCGAGCGCCGCCCTCCGCCCGCTGGCAGGCCCGTCCTTCGCGCACGGCACCGTCGAGCTCGAAGCAGCCCCGGCAGATGCCTCTCGTTCCGATCACTTCCTCGACACGAGCACCCTCGGCAAGGGCATCATCTGGGTCAACGGATTCTGCCTCGGCCGCTACTGGTCGCGCGGGCCGCAGCGCACCCTGGTCGTGCCCGGCCCGCTGCTCCGCTCCGGCCGCAACGACATCCTCGTGCTCGAGCTCGACGCGGCCCCCGCCGCGCAGCTGCGCTTCGTCGCCGACGTCGACCTCGGCTGGGTCGACGCCTGA